DNA sequence from the Hyalangium ruber genome:
GCGGTGGGGAACGCCGTGGCGAATGAGCGCCTGGCGGTACACCTCCAGGTGCGTGAAGGTCCGCAGCAGCAGGGCCACGTCTCCACCCCGAGCAGGGCGCAGGCTCTGCCCGTCCTCGTTCGTCACGCACGGAAGCGCGCCCGGGGCCAACATCACCCGCAGGCGCCGGGCCACTGCCTCGGCGTCGTTATCCCGAGCCTCCGCCGTGGACGCCGCTTCACCGATGAGCAGCCGCTCCACGGCGGGCCCTTCCGCCAGCCCGGTGCGCACCGGCGAGAGGTCGTCCTCCGCCGGGACGTACTCCACCTCGTAGGGCCGAGGCGGCTCGCTGGCCACCAGCACTCCCGCGAAGGCCCGGTTGAAGAAGTCCAGCAGTGCCGGCACCGAGCGGCGGTTGTGGCGCAGGAAGTCCCGCGCGCCTCCCTCGGACTCGATCTTCCTCGCCAGCAGAGTGAAGACGGAGACATCCGCGCCGCGGAACTCGTAGATGGACTGCTTGCGGTCACCCACCGCGCACAGGAACGCGGGCTCCAGCGGAAGCACGCTCTGGAGTTCCTCGCCCGAGGGGATATGCCGAGGCCCACCCTCGCGCCGCTCCGCCAGCAGCAGCACCAGCTCCAATTGCAGCCGGTTGGTGTCCTGGAACTCATCCACCAGCAGCGCGCCCATCCGCTGCTGCACCTGGAGGCGAAAGGGCGGGTGGTCTCGCAGCAGATCGCGCGCCTTCACCAGCAGGGCGGTGAAGTCGAAGACGTTGCGCCGGGAGAACTCGACCTCGTGGCGCTCCTCCACTCGGCCCAACAGCTCCCGGAAGGTGGCCTCGAACGGCGCGGACCGCCACGCGGCCAGCGCGTCCTCCAGCCGCAGCACCGAGTCATCACTCTTGCCGAAGGTCAGCCAGTACAACGACCGGATGGGCCCCGCGGCGCCCTTGCTCAGTCGCGCGAAGTTGCGGTTGTCAGCCAGGAACGCCGCCTTGAGCGAGGACAGCCGGTCCGCCTCGGAGATGTTCTCCGGCGTCATCCCCTTCAGCGCGCGCTCGAAGGCGCCCACCAGGCGGCTCCACTCGCCCTTGGCATCCAGCCCGCGCGCCGCGTCGCAGTGTCCCAAGGCTTCACGGATGAGCGCCTCCAGCTCCGCGCGGGCCTCCTCCGCGCTGGCGATGCTGGCGGAGGCCGCTCGCAGGCCCTCCTCTCGCAGCTTGCCGTAGACCTGCCGCAAGCAGGCCACGAGCCCATCGGAGAATCCCGAGCCGGAGAACGTCAGCTCCTGGCACAGCTCGCGCACCTGCGCGTCGCCCGCCTCCAGCGCGTCCAGCACCACGCGCTCGCACACGTCCTGCACCAGCCCGAGCGCCTCCAGCTCGTCGAGCACCTCGAAGGAGGGATCGATGCCCAGTCCGGGCGGTGCGCGCCGCAACAGTTGCCCACAGAGCGAGTGGAACGTTCCCACCGTCGCCGCGCCCAGGTCCTCGCGCAGCGCGCGCCACGTGTCCTGCGAGGGAAAGGGACGCCCCAGCCGATCCAGCGAGGCGCGCAGCTCCGGCTCCCGCGCCTCGCCCTGTGCCAGCGCGTCCAGGCGGGAGCGCGTGCGCGCGCGCATCTCCGCGGCCGCCTTGTCCGTGAACGTCAGCATGCACAGCCGCGCGGGCTTCACGGGAGGCCCCGCCTGCCGCGCTCCCGCGAGCAGGTGCAGCACCATCGTCACCAGGCTGTACGTCTTTCCCGCTCCGGCGCCCGCCATCAATGCGAGGTTGCGCTCCAGCGCCAGGGGCGACACCTCGCTCATGCCCCCTCCTCCACCACCCGCCGCTCCGTAATCCGGCACACCGCGCGGTAGCCGCACCCTCCGCAGTCCTTGGGCCGCATCGCGAACTTCCCCTCCCGCGTCGCGAGCACCAGGTCCTCCACCGCGTTGGCCAGGTTGAGGCCACCCTCCTCCTTCAGCTTCGCGCGCACCTCCGGCTCCGTGGAGAGCATCCCCTCCACTTCCTGCGGTGAAAGCACCTCGTCCAGATGCACCGCCGCGCCCGTGCGCAGTGAGAACCACGCCGCCTTGCGCGCCTTCTGGTGGCCGCTCGCCCGCGCCGCATAGAGGTAGAGCGGCAACTGGAAGTCCGAGGACAGCAGCCGCTTGCGCAGCGTGCGCTCCTCCAGCCGGCCCGACTTGTAGTCGATGACGCCCACGTCCTCGGCGCCCTTGTCCAGCCGGTCGATCTTCCCCTCGAAGTAGATGGCCTCCTTGCCCGCGTAGAGGAACACGTTCTGCCACGTGTCCTCGTCCGCCCCCGGACCGAACTTCAGCTCGAAGCCCTGCGGCTCGTACTTCTCGAAGGGCAGGCCCCGCCGCTCGTCCGCCAGGATGCGCCGGACCATCGACTTCGCCCGCTCCTTGGCCAACTGCCACAGCGCCGGGTGCCCCACGTGGTGGCGCTCCTCGAAGTAGCGCACCGCATCGGCCAGCGCTTCGTTCAGCACCTCCTCCGGGATCTCCTCCAGGCCCTTGCCCAGCAACCCCTTCTTCTGCAGCCGCTGGAAGACCTCCTCCACCACGCGGTGCCAGAACGTGCCGCGCCCGCGCGCGTCGAACTCCTCGCCCGGCTCCTCCGGCTCGGCCACCTTCAGCCCGTACGTCAGGAAGCCCTGGAAGCCACAGTTGCCGAAGCGTGCCAGCGCCGAGGCCGACAGCGGACGGGTGATGTCGAAGCGGAAGGTCTCCCGCAGCGCCTCATCCAGCCCCTCCACCGCGCCCGAGTGCGGGCCCACCCGGGTGCTGGGATTGCTGAAGAAGTGCAGGCGCTCGACTTCCACGTGCGCCAGCTCTCGCGCGGCGGCGTACCAGACCTCGTCCTCGAAGCGCCGCTTGAGGATCGACGCCGCCACATCCGGCTCGGTGACCCGCAGCCGAGGCTGAGCCATCGTCTCCAGCGCCACGCGCTGGCGCAGCTCCGGCTCCGTGAGCACCTCGTCCAGCGGCGGCACCGCCATCAGCGAGCGCGCCTCGTACTTCAAGCCCGTGAGCCGCCGCACCTCCTCCAGGAAGGCCGAGGGCACCTGCTCCTGCCCTCCCGCCCCCGCCGCCCCGAAGGACAGGCTCACCCGCTCCTCGGCCGCCACCAGCGCGCTGGCGAAGAGCAGCCGATCCTCGGTGAGGCGCCAGGGCGCCCGGTCGTCGAACTCGCCGCCCGTCAGCCGGAAGACGTCGCGCCGCAGGTGCTTGTTGAGCTCGTTGCGATCGGCATCCCCGAGCAGCGGGTGCGGCTCCTCGCGGCCCGGGAAGCGCCCTTCCGTCATCCCCGCCAGGAAGAGGTAGCCGAAGGTCCGTCCCGGCAGCTCGCGGATGTCCAGCACCTCCACGGCGCCCGAAGCCGGCCCCCGGGGCGGCAGGTGCGCATCCCGCACCGCGTCCGCCAGCCACCGCCCGAAGGTGCGCCGCGTCAGGCGCGGGCCTCCTCCCACCCGGCGCAGCGCCCGCTCCAGCTCGCCCACCCGGAGCTGAAGGGCCCGGCGCGCGGCATCGTCGCGAACCCGGGCCTCCAGCGCGTACTCGCCCAGCAGGCCCTCCTCGCGCGGCTGCAGCTCGCCCTCCGAGTCCATCAGCCCCAGCTGCCGCACCCCGTGCCACCAGGCACTGAGCATCTCCAGCGCGCTGGCCTCGGTGGGGATGCGGCGGCACTCCTCGATCAACTTCACGCAGCGTTCGCGCAGCAGGCGCGCGGAGTAAGCACGCGCGTCCTTGGAGGCCACCATGCGCCGAGCCAGGCTCTCGAGCCGCACATCGTAGGCCCCTCGCCCGCGCGAGGCGCCTAGCCGGTCATCCCGCAGCGCCGCCAGCGTGAAGAGCGTGGCCGGTGCCTGTGGCGCGCCTCGGGAGAGTGTCGAGGCGTAGCGGCTCGCCACCAACTCCGCCACGCGCTCGGCGGGAAAGCCGTCCTCGACGAGCAGCGGCAGGCCCAGCGCCAGCCGCACCGGCCCCACCAGTGCCAGCGGCTCACCCCAGGGCAGGCGCGCCGGTACGCCCAGCTCCTCCAGGGCCTCGGCCATCCACCGCGCCTCCGGCCCCGGCTCGCGCCAGGCCACGGCGATCCGGTCCGGCGCCACCCCGTCCGACACCAGCCGGCGCACGTCGCGGGCGATCTGCCGAGCCTCGTCCCGTGCCGTGGCCACGCTCCACATCCGCAGCGCATCGCCCTTCGGCGCCTGCGTCCCCCGCGCGACTCGCGGAGAGAAGAGGTGTCGCCCCAGCTCGGTCAACGGGCGCTTGTCGAAGGTGAGGTCCGCCTTGAAGAGGTCCACATGGCCCACGAGCTCGCCGCGGTTCTCGAAGGCACGGAAGAGAGCCGCCAGCGCCGCGTCCGCCGCCTGCGAGCCTCCCACCGGCGTCTCCACCCGCAGCGAGACGCGCCGCGCCTCGCATACCGTCGCCAGCCTCAGCAGCAGCTCCAGCCCGGACGGGCGCACGTCGTACACCCCGTGCAGCACCAGCGCCCCCACGTCCTCCCAGGCCTCGGGCCACGCGCCCCGCATCAGCGCCTCGCGCGAGCCTCGCAGCACGTCCTCTCGGTCCGCCAGGCCCAGCTCCGCCATGCGCCGCTCGTAGCCGTCATACAGACGCGCGAGCACCCGCGCGCGCGGCCGGCGCTCCACGGGGAGCACCTCGATGGCATCCTGCAGCTCGCGCGGCGTCAGCCGGCCCGCCTTCATGTCGAGCACCAGCTCCAGCGCCGCACGCGCGAAGGCCGGCTCGTTCACGAAGTCCCCGAAGGGCGTCTCCTCCAACCCCTGCGCCAGCGCGCCCATCAGGACGTGCGAGGTCGCGACCGGACACGGGCGCCGGTTCAGCTCGCCTGCTCCACCCAGCGCGTTCACGAATTCGTCCCACGTCAGACAACCCGTTCCCAGCACCAGGCCGCGCGTTTCCCGTGCGGCGCGCAGCACTTGCTGGCGCCGACTCGCGTCGGGGAAGACCTGGAGGGTGCGGTTGGGACGGGACATTCCGTGGGCGGAGTGTAGAACGTCCGAGGTGCGGCCGTTTATGCTTCCTTCCGTGCTGCCCTCACACTGTGTTCTGGCGCTCGCCTCCCTGCTCGCTGCATCCCCTGTGCCCTCGGAGGCGCGCCCCTCGGCCGAGGCCGCACCCCAGGTCCATGAGCTGCGCTTCAACTGGACCCGCGACGGGCTAATCACCGGCGCGGGGGCCGTGCTGTGGATCGGCAGCGAGGCCCTCTTCAAGGACGATCTCGCCCCTGCCACGTGCCGCTGGTGCGACCGGGCGCCCGATGGGACCGACCGACTCAACCGCCTGGACCGCTGGGGCCGGGGCCTCGCGGGCTCCACCCCCGAGGCGCGCAAGCGAGCGGACACCTGGAGCAACATCGTCGACTTCGGCCTGCTCCCGGCGGGCGTGCTGGGCGCTCAGTACGCCCTGGCGCACGGCAGCGGCGCGGACCGGCGCATCTTCTTCGAGGACGCGGGCATCATCATCGAGTCGGCGGTGCTGGCGGCGGTGCTCAACCAGACGGTGAAGTTCATCGCCGGCCGCGA
Encoded proteins:
- a CDS encoding PD-(D/E)XK nuclease family protein is translated as MSRPNRTLQVFPDASRRQQVLRAARETRGLVLGTGCLTWDEFVNALGGAGELNRRPCPVATSHVLMGALAQGLEETPFGDFVNEPAFARAALELVLDMKAGRLTPRELQDAIEVLPVERRPRARVLARLYDGYERRMAELGLADREDVLRGSREALMRGAWPEAWEDVGALVLHGVYDVRPSGLELLLRLATVCEARRVSLRVETPVGGSQAADAALAALFRAFENRGELVGHVDLFKADLTFDKRPLTELGRHLFSPRVARGTQAPKGDALRMWSVATARDEARQIARDVRRLVSDGVAPDRIAVAWREPGPEARWMAEALEELGVPARLPWGEPLALVGPVRLALGLPLLVEDGFPAERVAELVASRYASTLSRGAPQAPATLFTLAALRDDRLGASRGRGAYDVRLESLARRMVASKDARAYSARLLRERCVKLIEECRRIPTEASALEMLSAWWHGVRQLGLMDSEGELQPREEGLLGEYALEARVRDDAARRALQLRVGELERALRRVGGGPRLTRRTFGRWLADAVRDAHLPPRGPASGAVEVLDIRELPGRTFGYLFLAGMTEGRFPGREEPHPLLGDADRNELNKHLRRDVFRLTGGEFDDRAPWRLTEDRLLFASALVAAEERVSLSFGAAGAGGQEQVPSAFLEEVRRLTGLKYEARSLMAVPPLDEVLTEPELRQRVALETMAQPRLRVTEPDVAASILKRRFEDEVWYAAARELAHVEVERLHFFSNPSTRVGPHSGAVEGLDEALRETFRFDITRPLSASALARFGNCGFQGFLTYGLKVAEPEEPGEEFDARGRGTFWHRVVEEVFQRLQKKGLLGKGLEEIPEEVLNEALADAVRYFEERHHVGHPALWQLAKERAKSMVRRILADERRGLPFEKYEPQGFELKFGPGADEDTWQNVFLYAGKEAIYFEGKIDRLDKGAEDVGVIDYKSGRLEERTLRKRLLSSDFQLPLYLYAARASGHQKARKAAWFSLRTGAAVHLDEVLSPQEVEGMLSTEPEVRAKLKEEGGLNLANAVEDLVLATREGKFAMRPKDCGGCGYRAVCRITERRVVEEGA
- a CDS encoding phosphatase PAP2 family protein, with the protein product MLPSVLPSHCVLALASLLAASPVPSEARPSAEAAPQVHELRFNWTRDGLITGAGAVLWIGSEALFKDDLAPATCRWCDRAPDGTDRLNRLDRWGRGLAGSTPEARKRADTWSNIVDFGLLPAGVLGAQYALAHGSGADRRIFFEDAGIIIESAVLAAVLNQTVKFIAGRERPFVHVLPEDEKGLTAHPTDNNLSFYSGHTTLAFALVVSAGTVAELRGYKHRGWIWAVGLPVATSVGLLRMGADKHYLTDVATGAVMGTAFGLAVPLLLHGRREDPRPQETTLRVSAGPRGAVLMGRF